The following is a genomic window from Burkholderia cepacia ATCC 25416.
GGATCGCCGCGAGCGCGGAGCCGGAATTCATCATCCCGCTCGCGGTGCCCGAGTATTCCGGCGCGATGTCCATCGGCACGGCCCACATCGGGCCGATCGTCATTTCGGCGAAGAAGAAGCCGGCCGCGAGGCACGCCATCGACACGTACAGGTGATGCGTGAACAGCAGCGGCAACAGCGACAGCAGCGTGAGCAGCATGCAGATCGACACCATCCAGCTGCGCGCGCGCTTGAGGCTGCCGGTGCGCGCGAGGATGCGGTCGGTGACGATCCCGCCGAGCGTGTCGCCGATCACGCCCGCGAAGAACACCGCCGACGCGAACACCGCCGATTTCTTCAGGTCGAGGTCGTAGCTGTGCAGGAAGTACTGCGGAATCCAGCTCAGGAACAGCCACAGCGTCCAGCCGTAGCAGAAGTACACGATCGTGACGGGCATCATCCGGCGGAACAACGGGCCCCAGGGCACGGCGGCGGGTTTCGGCTTCGGTTGCGGCAGCGCGTCGAGTTCGGCCTGCGTGATGCGCGGGTGGTCCTTCGGGTGTTCGGTATAGACGAGCGCCCACACCGCGACCCACACGATGCTGATCACGCCGCAGATATAGAACGATTCGCGCCACCCGTACACGGCCATCACCGCGACGACGGCAGCCGGCGCGACCGCGTTGCCGACGCGCGAGAACGCATGCGTGATGCCCTGCGCGAAGCCGCGTTTCTCGCGCGGCACCCAGCGCGACATCGCCGACGTGGCCGCCGGGAACGTCGCGCCTTCGCCGAGCCCGAGCAGCAGGCGCGCGGCGAGCAGCGACGCGAGGCCGCCGGCCATCCCGGTGAGCAGCGTCGCGACGGCCCACAGCAGCCCGCAGGCGAGCAGCGTGCGGCGCGCGCCGAAGCGGTCGCTGACCCAGCCGCCGATGATCTGGAATACGAGATACGGATACGCGAACGCGGAGAACACGAGGCCGATCTCCGTCCTGTTCAGCCCGAATTCCTTGCCGAACCCGGCAGCGGCCGTGCTCACGTTCACGCGATCGAGGTACGTGATGAAGTACATCACGCACAGCATCACCAGCACGATGCCGGTCGCTCGGAACAGCTTCATGTTTCGTCTCCTGGATGTTGTCTGGCTTGCTGCCCGTGCCGGCGTCGAGGCCGGCATCGAGATGGGTCGTGCCGATGAAGCGGGGCGGGCGCCGGCAGCGGCCGTTGCGTGTCGCGACGACCGCGCGGCCGCCCGTGAAGCGGAAA
Proteins encoded in this region:
- a CDS encoding MFS transporter; its protein translation is MKLFRATGIVLVMLCVMYFITYLDRVNVSTAAAGFGKEFGLNRTEIGLVFSAFAYPYLVFQIIGGWVSDRFGARRTLLACGLLWAVATLLTGMAGGLASLLAARLLLGLGEGATFPAATSAMSRWVPREKRGFAQGITHAFSRVGNAVAPAAVVAVMAVYGWRESFYICGVISIVWVAVWALVYTEHPKDHPRITQAELDALPQPKPKPAAVPWGPLFRRMMPVTIVYFCYGWTLWLFLSWIPQYFLHSYDLDLKKSAVFASAVFFAGVIGDTLGGIVTDRILARTGSLKRARSWMVSICMLLTLLSLLPLLFTHHLYVSMACLAAGFFFAEMTIGPMWAVPMDIAPEYSGTASGMMNSGSALAAILSPVISGFVIDRFGSWELPFIGSMVLMGVGVLLAFRMQPESRFADAPAEQPAANRSPA